The Streptococcus sp. DTU_2020_1001019_1_SI_AUS_MUR_006 sequence CAAGTAAAGCACCGATAAGGACGCTTGCTACAAAGAGAAGGATAGTACAAGGGTTAGGCGCGACCATGATGCGGTCAATATAGTCCTGAGATTTTCCACGAGCGACTAGAGTTGCGATATAGGCTTGAGGGGTCAACCACATGAGTAGGATGGGACCAGTAGTACCAAAGGCAAAAACTAGGAAGGAAAGAAGGTTTTTAACCTTATCTTTGTAGTGGCCAAGATGAGCGATGCCATCTGCTGCAAGACCGCAGATAATTCCTGGCAGAAAGGCTCCAGCACCATGCTTGCTCCCGAGGAAAAATAGAGAGATTACAAGTCCAATCGTAGTAATCGCTCCAAAACGAGGAACCTTTGCTAAAAGGATCATATAGACGCTACCACCCACAAGAGCAGAAAAGGCAGGGGCGTAAAACATATTTCCAGTGTGGTCGACAAGGTTTCCTAGTAGAACACCCACTCCGATACAGAGAAAGTAGACAAGGGCAGCTACAAGGGTCGTCAAGATATTCTTTTTCATAAGTTCTCCTTCGTATATCTGATGTTATTCATTGTATCATGCCTGTGGCAGATTGTAAATGCTGGTTTGGAACTAGTATTTATTAGGAAATGTGGTAAAATAGGAAAAAATAAAAGACGAGTGGTAAGAGGATGAAGAATTTAGGAAAAGTTTTTAAAGAGTTACGAGAATCAAGAAAAATTTCCTTGAGAAAAGCAACAGGTGGACGCTTTTCAGCATCCTTATTGTCGCGTTTTGAAAATGGTCAGAGTGAAATATCTGCTCCAAAGTTAATAACAGCTTTGGAGAATATTCATGCGAGTATGGAAGAATTGTTATTTTTGGCGAGAGGTTTTCATCAAGATGCCTATTCTGAATTTAGAAACAGAATAGTTGAGGCTATTGACCCTCAAGATTTGACATCCTTGCGCACTCTCTACCAGAGAGAGTATCAACAACTTCCTTTTTCAAAAGATAGACAGCAACATATTCTCAATGCTATTTTAATAAAATCCTATATGAAAGCCATTGATGAGACGGTTACATTGACCGCTGAGGAAGAAAGAGTCCTACATGATTATCTATTTTCTGTCGAAATTTGGGGACACTATGAATTGTTGTTCTTTTCTTCCTGCTCTCCGCTTTTATCAGTCCAGCTTTTTACAAAGTACTCTCGAGAAATGTTGCGGAAGTCAGATTTCTTGCAAGGAGTTGGGAAAAATCGAAATATAATGCATACCTTGCTCCTCAATGCTTTTATGGCCTGTATTGAAATTGATGATTTTACCAATGCCCTCTATTTTAAA is a genomic window containing:
- a CDS encoding MptD family putative ECF transporter S component, yielding MKKNILTTLVAALVYFLCIGVGVLLGNLVDHTGNMFYAPAFSALVGGSVYMILLAKVPRFGAITTIGLVISLFFLGSKHGAGAFLPGIICGLAADGIAHLGHYKDKVKNLLSFLVFAFGTTGPILLMWLTPQAYIATLVARGKSQDYIDRIMVAPNPCTILLFVASVLIGALLGALIGQALSKKLTHKQ
- a CDS encoding Rgg/GadR/MutR family transcriptional regulator translates to MKNLGKVFKELRESRKISLRKATGGRFSASLLSRFENGQSEISAPKLITALENIHASMEELLFLARGFHQDAYSEFRNRIVEAIDPQDLTSLRTLYQREYQQLPFSKDRQQHILNAILIKSYMKAIDETVTLTAEEERVLHDYLFSVEIWGHYELLFFSSCSPLLSVQLFTKYSREMLRKSDFLQGVGKNRNIMHTLLLNAFMACIEIDDFTNALYFKKQIEKNFFEENETYFRIVYLWAEGLLDSKQGRAEEGQRKMEDAIRIFEMIGCSRSADYYRSTMEC